The Acidobacteriota bacterium genomic sequence CGAGGCCTTCGAGCAGAGCGCCGACCTCACCGGCGCCTCCGCCGCGCAACCGGTAACCCCCGTTCTCCGTCCATGTGACCCGCCGCCGCTCGCCGGCATCGTCGATCAGGAACAGGGGCGCTTCGCCCCGGCGCGACCGGACCTGCAGCCGGACTCCGCGCCGGTCCAGTTCCGCCCCCGCCGACTCGAGAACCGCGTCGACCTCGCGCCGGCCTTGGATCAGCCGGCGCAGCACCGGCACCGACGCCTCTTTCAGCGCGGGGAGCTGCGAGTCGACGAGCAGCGGGCAGCGATCGCCGAGAAACCGCGCCATGAGCCGCGCGAAGGACTCCGTGAAGCAGCGATCCGGCTCCAGGTCGTTCCGGCAATCGTCCAGCCGGCGGCGGTAGTCATCGTTCGGCGCCGCGTCCCGGACCCTGGCCAACAGGGCGGCGGCCCCGGGTCCGAGATGACGGCCGCCGACCGGCACGAGCGGCTCCGGATCCTCGCCCAGGGTGAGCGCTTCCGGACCCGCCGGCGGAAACCAGGCGCGGGCCACCTCGGCATAGTCGTGGTCCTCGGACGCCATCCAGAACAGGGGCACGGCGCGCCGGCCGCGGCGCGTCAGGGCTTCGGCCCAGCGGACGCAGGCCGCGGCCTTGGTCAGGGTGAACAGCGGACCCGCCGCGAGGCCGCACTGCTGGCCCGTTACGACGACCAGCGTCGCCGGGTCGGCAAGAGCTTCGGCGAGGCCGGCCGCGCCCTGGTGGCCGTAGCGCTCGTTGGCCTCGGCAAGGGCCCCGGCGACGGTGCCGCGGTCGGTCGCCGGGTCCGCCGGCGCCTTCACCTGGTCCTCCTCGCCCGGCAGCACGAACCTCAACGGCTCGAGCAGGTCGAGGTCCCGGCCGTCCAGGAAGCGCCGCGGCAAATCGCCGAGCAGCCCGCAAGCGCAGAGGTCGGGGCCACTCGTGGCGGCGCTCTGGGGGCGGTTCGGCACGGCGACTGATCCTAGCGCCGCAAGGCCTTAGAATCGGACTCCCATGACTGCGTCGCCGCCAACGATGCCGGCGCTCGAGCCGATGGTCATCGGCCGGGGTGACCGCGCCGTGACGATCGAACCGCCCCTGTTCCTGGCGCCGATGGCCGGCGTGACGGACCGGGACTTCCGGTTGATCGTCCGTCGCATCGGCGGCGTCGGCCTGGTGTCGATGGAGTTCATCTCCTCGCGGGCGATCGTCGACGGCAACCAGCGCACGCGGGACCTCATGTACTTCGCCGAGGAAGAGCGGCCGCTGGCGATCCAGATCTACGGCTCGGACGCGGAAACGATGGCGGAGGCGGCCGAGGTCGTCGAAGAGCTCGGCCCCGACGTCTGCGACATCAACATGGGCTGTCCGGCCAACAAGGTGCTGAAGGGCTGCGCCGGCGCCGCGCTGATGGGCGACCTCGACCTGGCCGGCCGCATCATCCGCGAGGTGCGGAGCCGCATCCGGATTCCGCTGACGGTCAAGTTCCGGCTCGGTCTCAACCACACCGAGACCAACTACCTCGACCTGGGGCGCCTCTGCGAGGACCTCGGCGTCGACGCCGTCACGATGCACGCGCGGACCGCGAAGCAGATGTTCCGGGGGGAAGCGGACTGGACGCACCTGGCCCGGCTCAAGGAGGCCCTGAGCATCCCGGTCATCGGCAACGGCGACATCACTACCCCCGAGGACGCCGAGCGACTGCTCCGGCAGACCGGCTGCGACGGCGTCATGGTGGGCCGCGGCGCCACCCGCAACCCGTGGATCTTCCACCAGATCCGGAGCCACCTGCTCGGCACGGAAGCGCCAGAGCCCACGCTGATCGACCGGCGCGACCTGATCCTGGGCCACTTTCACATGGTGGCAGAACGGGAAGCCAACCGCTTCGCACTGCACAAGCTGCGGAAGTTCACCGGCTGGTACACCTACGGACTACCCAACGGCAAGCGCCTGCGCCAGCAGATCCAGCAACTCGACACCGTGGAGAAGTTCCTGGTCGCGGTCGAGGCCTTCTTCGACCAGCAGCTCGACGACCTGGCCGCCTAGGGCGCCAGGCAGGCCGCCCCCGTGGACCCACCGTATGAGATCGAACTCGATCTGACGCCCGACGAAGCGCTCGAAGCGCTCTCCGACGGCGCCGATGCCTGGAACGGTACCTGGCATCGCCAGGGTACGGGCGGCCAATTGATCCTGCCGGTGGCCGCCGGCGTCCGCCACGGCGTTCTCTACGGCTCCGTCTCCGTCCAGCCGAGCGGCGAAGGAGTCCGCGTGACGTACCACGTGGACCGCTCGGAGTACGCCACGAACGCCGGCGCGGTCGGCATCCTGGCCCTGGGCGCCCTGGGCGTGCTTGCCATGCTGGCCTGGCCCCTGCTGCCTGGAACCTCCCCGAACCTGGCCGGCAGCGGCTTCATCCTCATCCTGCTGGCGTGGCTGGTCGTCGGCTCCAGGTTGAGGCACCGCGGCGCGGCGGAGTTCCTGGCCAGCCTCGGGCCGCGGCCGGGCGAGACTCCGCAGGGACCGTTCGCTCCGCGCCAGAACGAGACCACCTAGTGACCCGGGTCTTCTGACCCGGGCCCCTTCGCTCCGCGACCCGCAGCGAGTGACCATGGTCATGACCATGGCCCGCAGGTCTGATACCGTCGGCGGCACCATGGAACGGACGATCAAGGCCTCCGAGTTCAAGGCCACCTGTCTGAAGCTGATGGACGAAGTCGCCGAAACCGGCGACGAGGTCGTCATCACGAAGAACGGCGAGCCGGTGTCGCGCCTGGTGCCGTACCGGGAGAAGCCGAAGAGCCTCTTCGGTTGTCTCCGGGGCCAGATGGAGATAACGGGCGACATCATGTCTCCTCTGGACG encodes the following:
- the bshC gene encoding bacillithiol biosynthesis cysteine-adding enzyme BshC, translating into MPNRPQSAATSGPDLCACGLLGDLPRRFLDGRDLDLLEPLRFVLPGEEDQVKAPADPATDRGTVAGALAEANERYGHQGAAGLAEALADPATLVVVTGQQCGLAAGPLFTLTKAAACVRWAEALTRRGRRAVPLFWMASEDHDYAEVARAWFPPAGPEALTLGEDPEPLVPVGGRHLGPGAAALLARVRDAAPNDDYRRRLDDCRNDLEPDRCFTESFARLMARFLGDRCPLLVDSQLPALKEASVPVLRRLIQGRREVDAVLESAGAELDRRGVRLQVRSRRGEAPLFLIDDAGERRRVTWTENGGYRLRGGGAGEVGALLEGLDRQPESLSPGVLARPLVQDAVFGTALQVLGPGELAYMTQARVLYGAVDVPPPAIVLRPQVVLLGARERRWLDALEAEGIDLAAVLSGPDELDELLASRLDLDFLGAASEKLEAAIDDLAAGQTSVDESLGVAWKKTGANLKRTFALFERRVVAAAARRDEVLRGRVMRLRAHCLPNGKLQEREFTSLHCLASYGRALVRELGSIDRDPRHLQPLSLARARRAADETAAKNETGFPPRA
- the dusB gene encoding tRNA dihydrouridine synthase DusB produces the protein MTASPPTMPALEPMVIGRGDRAVTIEPPLFLAPMAGVTDRDFRLIVRRIGGVGLVSMEFISSRAIVDGNQRTRDLMYFAEEERPLAIQIYGSDAETMAEAAEVVEELGPDVCDINMGCPANKVLKGCAGAALMGDLDLAGRIIREVRSRIRIPLTVKFRLGLNHTETNYLDLGRLCEDLGVDAVTMHARTAKQMFRGEADWTHLARLKEALSIPVIGNGDITTPEDAERLLRQTGCDGVMVGRGATRNPWIFHQIRSHLLGTEAPEPTLIDRRDLILGHFHMVAEREANRFALHKLRKFTGWYTYGLPNGKRLRQQIQQLDTVEKFLVAVEAFFDQQLDDLAA
- a CDS encoding type II toxin-antitoxin system Phd/YefM family antitoxin, whose amino-acid sequence is MVMTMARRSDTVGGTMERTIKASEFKATCLKLMDEVAETGDEVVITKNGEPVSRLVPYREKPKSLFGCLRGQMEITGDIMSPLDEEWAKWDEERKVALILGEDPD